One Falco biarmicus isolate bFalBia1 chromosome 9, bFalBia1.pri, whole genome shotgun sequence genomic region harbors:
- the ANKRD22 gene encoding ankyrin repeat domain-containing protein 22 isoform X1, with protein sequence MGILYSEPICQAAYNNDFNEVQLLLEHNSNYLNIQDSFSGDTPLICACKQGNNRIVSYLLKRNADVNLRNKKDCTCLHYAVRKRFTFLDYVLIIILMPVMLIGYLLMISKTKQNENLIKMLLRAGADVNATDFSGNTALHYACEMKNQAVIPLLLEAHADTSVKNQDGETPLDIARRLQFHNIESMLRKTS encoded by the exons CCCATTTGTCAGGCAGCTTATAATAACGATTTCAATGAAGTTCAGCTCCTTTTGGAGCACAACAGCAACTATCTGAACATCCAGGACAGCTTCAGTGGAGACACACCCTTAATTTGTGCATGTAAACAGGGAAACAACAGGATAGTTAGCTACcttctaaaaagaaatgctgatgtCAACCTCAGGAACAAG aagGACTGCACTTGTCTGCATTATGCTGTGAGAAAACGGTTTACCTTCCTTGACTATGTGCTCATCATAATCCTCATGCCAGTTATGCTTATTGGATATCTTCTTATG ATCTCAAAGACtaaacagaatgaaaacctGATCAAGATGTTGCTTAGAGCTGGAGCTGATGTTAATGCTACAGACTTT TCTGGTAACACAGCCCTTCACTATGcttgtgaaatgaaaaatcaggcAGTCATTCCTCTACTGCTTGAAGCTCACGCAGACACTTCTGTAAAGAATCAG gATGGGGAGACTCCTTTAGATATAGCAAGAAGATTACAGTTCCACAACATTGAAAGCATGCTAAGGAAAACTTCGTAG
- the ANKRD22 gene encoding ankyrin repeat domain-containing protein 22 isoform X2 — protein MGILYSEPICQAAYNNDFNEVQLLLEHNSNYLNIQDSFSGDTPLICACKQGNNRIVSYLLKRNADVNLRNKDCTCLHYAVRKRFTFLDYVLIIILMPVMLIGYLLMISKTKQNENLIKMLLRAGADVNATDFSGNTALHYACEMKNQAVIPLLLEAHADTSVKNQDGETPLDIARRLQFHNIESMLRKTS, from the exons CCCATTTGTCAGGCAGCTTATAATAACGATTTCAATGAAGTTCAGCTCCTTTTGGAGCACAACAGCAACTATCTGAACATCCAGGACAGCTTCAGTGGAGACACACCCTTAATTTGTGCATGTAAACAGGGAAACAACAGGATAGTTAGCTACcttctaaaaagaaatgctgatgtCAACCTCAGGAACAAG GACTGCACTTGTCTGCATTATGCTGTGAGAAAACGGTTTACCTTCCTTGACTATGTGCTCATCATAATCCTCATGCCAGTTATGCTTATTGGATATCTTCTTATG ATCTCAAAGACtaaacagaatgaaaacctGATCAAGATGTTGCTTAGAGCTGGAGCTGATGTTAATGCTACAGACTTT TCTGGTAACACAGCCCTTCACTATGcttgtgaaatgaaaaatcaggcAGTCATTCCTCTACTGCTTGAAGCTCACGCAGACACTTCTGTAAAGAATCAG gATGGGGAGACTCCTTTAGATATAGCAAGAAGATTACAGTTCCACAACATTGAAAGCATGCTAAGGAAAACTTCGTAG